From the genome of Spinacia oleracea cultivar Varoflay chromosome 2, BTI_SOV_V1, whole genome shotgun sequence, one region includes:
- the LOC130467831 gene encoding uncharacterized protein encodes MVAIWLLCHYNDRNFDVRVQDTDETNYMDLVDDLFDDSIKQDVLIPDLFRLFYVNPSTNKRVELLNDVGLMGMWGLFKRTDTVEIWIEKANEKETSIQFRTAVKKRKDRKERKAAELRRKAEEFEREREEERRRLEREAEIQRDLEEQLANTVAVEVPVYDVEDLSVEYVRVYSSQHADCFSPGGSQPPNTQKEPSPPPREPSPPPNNPSPPPRSPSPPPRSPSPPPNNPSPPPRSPSPPPNNPSPPPRSPSPPPTSPQTQPQQQQQQTEHQQQQQTEHQQQQQTEQQQHQPTEQQQQHQTEHQPDQTPPPNRAELNKGRGFRISRSHAKKTGEFVPKKRGEGLLVQG; translated from the coding sequence ATGGTCGCAATTTGGTTGTTATGTCATTATAATGATCGGAATTTTGATGTGAGGGTACAAGATACTGATGAAACGAACTACATGGATTTGGTTGATGACTTGTTTGATGATTCTATTAAGCAAGATGTTCTGATTCCCGAtttatttagattgttttatgtTAATCCTAGTACGAATAAAAGAGTAGAATTGTTGAATGATGTTGGTTTGATGGGCATGTGGGGTTTATTTAAGCGCACAGATACTGTGGAAATATGGATAGAGAAGGCAAATGAGAAGGAAACTTCAATCCAATTTAGGACTGCAGTTAAGAAAAGGAAGGATAGGAAGGAAAGGAAGGCTGCTGAACTTAGAAGGAAAGCTGAGGAGTTTGAGAGGGAGAGGGAAGAGGAAAGGAGAAGGTTAGAAAGGGAGGCTGAGATTCAAAGGGATTTGGAGGAGCAATTGGCAAACACAGTGGCAGTTGAGGTGCCTGTGTATGATGTTGAGGATTTAAGCGTAGAGTACGTACGTGTTTACAGCTCACAACATGCTGACTGCTTTTCCCCGGGAGGTTCCCAACCACCAAATACACAAAAAGAGCCTTCACCACCACCAAGAGAgccctcaccaccaccaaataatccatcaccaccaccaagaagtccctcaccaccaccaagaagtccctcaccaccaccaaataatccatcaccaccaccaagaagtccctcaccaccaccaaataatccatcaccaccaccaagaagtccctcaccaccaccaaccTCACCACAGACACaaccacagcaacaacaacaacagacagaacatcagcaacaacaacaaacagaacatcaacaacaacaacaaacagaaCAACAGCAACACCAACCCACagaacagcagcaacaacatcaaacaGAACACCAGCCAGATCAGACACCCCCTCCTAACAGGGCTGAGTTAAACAAAGGGAGGGGTTTCAGAATTTCCAGAAGTCATGCTAAGAAGACGGGTGAGTTTGTTCCTAAGAAGAGGGGGGAAGGCCTGCTGGTTCAAGGGTGA
- the LOC110783082 gene encoding xylose isomerase, translating into MGMRMSFFLLVCLNLIFYAVVAVGPPTCPAEGSGCDADEWEGEFFPEIPKIKYEGPKSKNHLAFKYYNAEEVILGRKMKDWFRFSVAFWHTFRGTGGDPFGAPTKFWPWEDGTNSLAMAKRRMRANFEFIDKLGVEFWCFHDRDIAPDGKTLEETNKNLDEVVALAKELQGSKIHPLWGTAQLFHHPRYMHGGATSPEVGVYAFAAAQVKKAMEVTHYLGGENYVFWGGREGYQTLLNTDMGRELDHMARFLEAAANYKKKIGFKGTLLIEPKPQEPTKHQYDWDAATTTNFLRKYGLIDEFKLNIECNHATLSGHSCHHDLETARINGLLGNIDANSGDPQTGWDTDEFMTDIAEATMVMLSVVKNGGLAPGGFNFDAKLRRESTDVEDLFIAHVSGMDTMARGLRSAAKLIEDGSLGELVKKRYQSFDSEIGAMIEAGKADFEYLEKKAIEWGEPKVPSGKQELAAMIFQSAL; encoded by the exons ATGGGGATGCGGATGAGCTTTTTTCTTCTAGTTTGTTTAAATCTTATTTTCTATGCAGTG GTGGCAGTCGGTCCACCAACTTGTCCCGCTGAAGGCAGTGGATGTGATGCTGATGAGTGGGAAGGGGAATTTTTCCCTGAAATTCCCAAGATTAAGTATGAG GGACCGAAGAGCAAGAACCATCTGGCATTCAAATATTACAATGCTGAAGAGGTGATCCTTGGAAGGAAAATGAAG GACTGGTTCAGATTCAGTGTAGCATTTTGGCATACATTCCGTGGAACAGGAGGTGATCCATTTGGCGCACCCACGAAATTTTGGCCATGGGAAGATGGCACCAATTCTTTGGCCATGGCCAAGAGAAGAA TGAGAGCTAATTTCGAGTTCATTGATAAGCTTGGAGTTGAGTTTTGGTGCTTCCACGATAGGGATATAGCTCCAGATGGTAAAACTTTGGAG GAAACTAATAAAAATTTGGATGAAGTGGTTGCGTTAGCCAAGGAATTGCAG GGTTCCAAGATTCATCCCTTGTGGGGTACAGCTCAATTGTTCCATCATCCTCGTTACATGCACGGAGGGGCTACAAG CCCTGAGGTTGGGGTATATGCATTTGCTGCTGCTCAAGTAAAGAAGGCTATGGAG GTGACTCATTACTTAGGTGGTGAAAACTATGTTTTCTGGGGTGGTCGTGAGGGTTATCAGACGCTTCTAAATACAGATATGGGAAGAGAACTTGATCATATG GCAAGGTTTCTTGAAGCTGCTGCCAACTATAAGAAGAAGATAGGATTTAAGG GGACTTTGCTTATTGAACCAAAACCCCAGGAGCCTACCAAGCATCA gtaTGACTGGGATGCAGCAACAACCACTAATTTCTTGCGTAAATACGGCCTTATAG ATGAGTTCAAACTTAATATTGAATGCAATCATGCTACACTATCTGGTCACAG CTGTCATCATGACCTTGAGACCGCTAGAATTAATGGTTTGCTTGGAAATATTGATGCAAACTCTGGAGACCCTCAAACCG GCTGGGATACCGATGAGTTCATGACTGATATTGCAGAAGCTACCATGGTTATGCTCAGTGTCGTTAAAAAT GGTGGATTGGCTCCTGGAGGATTCAACTTCGATGCTAAGCT CCGAAGGGAGAGTACCGACGTGGAGGACTTGTTCATAGCACATGTTAGTGGAATGGATACGATGGCTCGTGGACTCCGTAGTGCTGCCAAGTTAATTGAG GATGGATCACTTGGTGAGCTTGTGAAGAAGAGATATCAGAGCTTTGACTCAGAGATTGGGGCTATGATAGAG GCCGGCAAAGCTGATTTCGAGTATCTTGAGAAGAAGGCTATTGAATGGGGCGAACCTAAAGTTCCTTCTGGCAAACAG GAGTTGGCTGCGATGATATTCCAATCCGCCTTGTAG
- the LOC130467832 gene encoding uncharacterized mitochondrial protein AtMg00240-like, with product MKEPEAYRRLVGRLVYLVVTLPDLAYSVYILSQFMQEPRVDHWDATLRVVRYLKGTPGQGILLRADSNLTLQGWCDSDWAVCPITRRSLTEAEYRSLAAITCELKWLKGLLLSLGVHHPKVIPLFCDS from the exons ATGAAGGAGCCTGAGGCTTACCGCCGGCTTGTAGGCCGCCTGGTCTATTTAGTTGTGACTCTTCCGGACCTTGCTTATTCGGTCTATATCTTATCACAATTCATGCAGGAGCCTCGAGTTGACCATTGGGATGCAACATTGAGAGTTGTTCGGTACTTGAAGGGTACACCAGGGCAGGGTATCCTATTACGTGCTGACAGTAATTTAACTTTGCAAGGATGGTGCGACTCAGATTGGGCAGTGTGTCCCATCACTCGTCGTTCTTTAACAG AGGCAGAATATCGCTCCTTGGCCGCGATTACATGTGaattaaaatggttaaaggGATTGTTGTTGAGTTTAGGAGTTCATCATCCTAAAGTTATTCCATTATTTTGTGACAGTTAG